The genomic stretch ATCTTCCTGAAGAACCTCGCAACCTCCTCCTTGCTCTCGTTGCCGGCGCCGCCGTGCTGCtgcaccacctccgccgccgacaGCACCCCGGCGTCCTCCGCCGACTGCAACATCTTCGCCATGAACGACGTGTACGCCGACACGACCGTCGGGGCTACCGTAGTTGTCGTCGTCGCAGAGGCAGAggacgaggatgaggacgactgCTCGAACGCCATGAGGTTCAGCAGCAGCGGCGCCGTGCGGAACTCGAGACGGAGCTGGGGAAGATGCAGCCTGTCCTCGTGCTGCGTCAGCTTCATGGCGAACGGCACGGGGCCAAGCACCGACGCGATGCCCACCACCGGCTTGCTCCCGGACCCGCCGCGTGCCTTCTTGAATTGCACGCCCATCCGCTTCAGGTCGCTCGCCGACGGCACGTCCTCCTTCCCGTAGCTCGCGCTCCACTTCTTGTCCTCGGGGAGGATCGGGTACAGCAGCGGCACGAACAGAAGCAGCGGGATGCGGCGCAGCAGTCGGGCCGCCTCctgcgccatctccatcaccgcgccGTCCTGGATGGCGCGCGGGGGCGGCTCCCACCGCGTCCGCGCCGCGGTGACCATCTCGTAGAGCAGGTGCAGGATGTGGGAGACGCCGTCTGCCGCGGGGAGCGCGTCGTCACTCATGTCGCGGCCCTTCTCGTCGACGAGGTAGAACATCACGAGCTTCACGAGGAGCACCGGCGGGGGGTAACCGGTGGCCTCGAACTCCGGCAGCCTGCTGGCGGTAATGAGGTCGACGAGGACGAAGAATGGGATCTGGTTCTCGGCGAGGACGAGGTCCACGGAGAGCTGCGTGGGGCCGAAGGGCGTCGCGTGCAGCGACGGCTCATCGCGCCCGGTGGCGACGTTGATGAGGTGCTCGATGATGAAGCAGCCGTCGAGCACCATCATCTGGATGAAGTCGTCGGCGGCGATGTCGGCGAGCTCCTCGCTGACGTACATTGCCCGGGCCTCCTGCTCGCGGGCGGCCATGATGCGGACGTAGTCTTGGATGACGGTGAGGTGGTGCGCGGGGTCAGGGTGACCGCGAGAGATGAGGCCATTGAGGTACGCCACCTTGAGCCGCTCGGCGGGGCGGAGGCGCCGGTCCTCGCGGTTGTGCAGCGGGCCGATGGCGACGAACCCCGGCGTGTAATCGTTGGCGTTGTTGTCGCGGAGG from Lolium rigidum isolate FL_2022 chromosome 4, APGP_CSIRO_Lrig_0.1, whole genome shotgun sequence encodes the following:
- the LOC124647135 gene encoding uncharacterized protein LOC124647135, whose amino-acid sequence is MENTLAHDVGRAVADTEPVMACWFAYMEYERASHRLSRVPVHLRDNNANDYTPGFVAIGPLHNREDRRLRPAERLKVAYLNGLISRGHPDPAHHLTVIQDYVRIMAAREQEARAMYVSEELADIAADDFIQMMVLDGCFIIEHLINVATGRDEPSLHATPFGPTQLSVDLVLAENQIPFFVLVDLITASRLPEFEATGYPPPVLLVKLVMFYLVDEKGRDMSDDALPAADGVSHILHLLYEMVTAARTRWEPPPRAIQDGAVMEMAQEAARLLRRIPLLLFVPLLYPILPEDKKWSASYGKEDVPSASDLKRMGVQFKKARGGSGSKPVVGIASVLGPVPFAMKLTQHEDRLHLPQLRLEFRTAPLLLNLMAFEQSSSSSSSASATTTTTVAPTVVSAYTSFMAKMLQSAEDAGVLSAAEVVQQHGGAGNESKEEVARFFRKMGAASEAAGGDLLLEKSYLGRLLEKLRERSRHPLYVMWADVQRNYFTLPWAVVVEFVAVVTFVSSMVQTYTSVKYHG